The Chryseolinea soli genome contains a region encoding:
- a CDS encoding NUDIX hydrolase, producing the protein MDINSYKSHRKVLAAVDCIIFGFDGNQLKALLIKRGFEPHKGRWSLMGGFIHDDEDADRAAVRVLKKLTGMDNIYMEQLHTFSQVDRDSAGRVISIAYFALINIADYSEQLQAEHEAKWFELSQLPELVFDHTVMVLKAQESLREKVARQPIGFELLPSKFTLPQLQSLYEAIYETSLDTRNFSKRILALGVLNKLDEKEKKNSRRGAFYYVFDSIKYKSLETNGVRFI; encoded by the coding sequence ATGGATATCAACAGTTATAAAAGCCATCGAAAAGTACTTGCTGCTGTCGATTGCATCATTTTTGGTTTTGATGGAAACCAGCTGAAAGCCCTTCTCATCAAGCGTGGCTTCGAGCCCCACAAAGGAAGGTGGTCGCTCATGGGAGGCTTTATCCACGACGACGAAGATGCCGACCGCGCGGCGGTGCGCGTCTTGAAAAAACTCACCGGAATGGACAATATTTACATGGAGCAGTTGCACACCTTTTCGCAGGTGGACCGCGACTCAGCCGGAAGAGTGATCTCCATTGCCTACTTTGCCCTCATCAACATCGCCGACTACAGCGAACAATTGCAAGCCGAACACGAGGCCAAATGGTTTGAGTTGAGTCAATTGCCCGAGCTTGTTTTTGATCACACGGTCATGGTGTTAAAAGCCCAGGAGTCCTTGCGGGAGAAAGTTGCCCGGCAGCCCATCGGGTTCGAGTTGTTGCCCAGCAAATTTACATTGCCACAGCTTCAGTCGTTATATGAAGCGATCTATGAGACGTCGCTGGATACGCGGAATTTCTCTAAGCGAATTCTGGCGCTTGGAGTGCTTAATAAACTGGATGAGAAGGAAAAGAAAAATTCGCGGCGGGGTGCGTTCTATTACGTATTCGATTCTATTAAATACAAAAGTCTCGAGACCAATGGTGTCCGGTTCATTTGA